The following coding sequences are from one Ooceraea biroi isolate clonal line C1 chromosome 5, Obir_v5.4, whole genome shotgun sequence window:
- the LOC105281066 gene encoding BRISC complex subunit FAM175B, producing MADGDLLVTISGAALSLLFFENVRSVGDQMGFLLGEVLEFIVKSYTDSDNQVETVKTHINVETIVTCPLPALLIESANRISKEKLKDFICDKSKQVVGWFRFRRNTSSLIPTLKDRLLHKEFASLFSELSEDSCKKDFFLTCLLNASTSETRGTHKFRHVFLRHKRGMFEPIPLRISNLGDDASRHDGSDYKPTPVRKVARASDDFSKLIESLKLDMRLNGLESAMLIQKLAEKHLTTLIPKVRESDLEVAELERQVRELKAKVKAQQLAKNSKVNGENCEKTNRKNCVLEKYDSSMRSEMKVGDDVREHALSCVQPVSLNRTIARNTAAYIAKSVNQDKSRRIVVGNQEDGNQQGTQDFLVNKRRPIQEIASEPICQEDSEICMSRGRGRGVYEFTSGMKKGLRNPDTAQMHSFRERNTTSPEQDFSDIECSAAAPLSPSVTRSYTLRQRKQV from the exons ATGGCGGACGGCGATTTGCTTGTCACAATTTCGGGCGCGGCGCTTTCATTACTGTTCTTCGAAAATGTGCGCAGTGTTGGCGACCAG ATGGGCTTTCTGCTCGGGGAAGTACTCGAATTCATCGTTAAATCCTACACCGATTCGGACAATCAAGTGGAAACCGTCAAAACTCATATTA ATGTGGAGACCATTGTGACCTGTCCTTTGCCGGCTCTCTTGATCGAATCCGCTAACCGAATTAGCAAGGAAAAATTGAAGGACTTCATATGCGACAAGAGCAAACAAGTGGTTGGCTGGTTCCGTTTTCGCAGGAATACCAGCAGTCTGATCCCTACGCTAAAGGACAGACTGCTGCACAAGGAATTTGCTTCTCTGTTTTCTGAACTTTCTGAAGACAGCTGTAAAAAGGATTTCTTTCTCACATGCCTCCTCAATGCCTCCACTTCTGAGACACGTGGCACCCACAAATTTCGACACGTATTTCTTAGGCATAAGCGAGG gATGTTTGAACCGATACCTCTGAGAATAAGCAACTTGGGAGATGATGCTTCCAGACATGACGGATCAGATTATAAACCGACACCTGTCAGAAAAGTCGCACGTGCATCCGatgatttttctaaattaatagAATCATTGAA GTTGGACATGAGGCTGAATGGTCTAGAGTCTGCTATGTTGATTCAAAAGCTCGCAGAAAAACATTTAACGACGCTGATCCCGAAGGTCCGCGAATCCGATTTGGAGGTGGCTGAATTGGAGAGACAAGTGCGCGAACTGAAAGCCAAAGTAAAAGCGCAGCAATTAGCCAAAAACTCCAAGGTTAACGGCGAGAATTGCGAAAAGACAAACAGAAAGAATTGTGTGTTAGAGAAATACGATTCCTCAATGAGAAGTGAGATGAAAGTCGGCGATGACGTAAGGGAGCACGCTCTATCCTGC GTTCAGCCAGTTTCTCTCAATCGAACTATCGCCCGCAATACTGCTGCCTATATCGCTAAAAGTGTGAATCAAGATAAATCTCGCCGTATTGTGGTTGGTAATCAAGAAGATGGTAATCAACAGGGTACACAGGACTTCCTCGTCAATAAGAGACGTCCCATTCAGGAAATTGCTAGTGAGCCCATCTGTCAAGAAGATAGTGAAATATGCATGAGCAGAGGTAGAGGTCGGGGAGTTTATGAATTTACATCAGGAATGAAAAAAGGACTGCGTAATCCAGACACGGCTCAAATGCATTCTTTCCGCGAGAGAAATACCACGTCTCCAGAGCAGGATTTCTCCGACATAGAATGTTCCGCTGCCGCGCCTCTCAGCCCTTCTGTCACCAG